One Myripristis murdjan chromosome 17, fMyrMur1.1, whole genome shotgun sequence DNA segment encodes these proteins:
- the LOC115374779 gene encoding transmembrane protein 69-like, producing the protein MIGFASSKHLTPLSPVWRCCLQQMTRAPNCFIKVQQRLNSQGPSSSLLSRPPPTSRLQTLRTASWPASRLCHNQHNTSKEGDRKHTQEGFRMSALVQAPKPALYLGFSGLIPFLSAPLLMAVTQSFYPDVAFAQVVYGASIVSFLGGARWGFALPDGSPAKPDWMNLGNSVVPSLLAWLALLCRDNVAEGAFVVIMGLGLSLHYDLTLLPGYPAWFKAMRTVLTLVATFSLVATLALKKFCPEKQIKELQK; encoded by the exons ATGATTGGATTTGCATCGTCAAAACACTTAACTCCCCTG AGTCCTGTGTGGAGATGCTGTCTTCAACAGATGACCAGAGCACCAAACTGCTTTATCAAAGTCCAGCAGCGTCTAAACTCTCAAGGTCCCTCATCCTCGCTGCTGTCCAGACCACCTCCCACCAGCCGGCTGCAGACCCTCAGGACAGCGAGCTGGCCAGCCTCTCGTCTCTGCCATAACCAGCACAACACGTCcaaggagggagacagaaaacacacccagGAGGGTTTCAGGATGAGTGCCCTGGTCCAGGCTCCCAAACCGGCCCTGTACCTGGGTTTCTCTGGCCTCATCCCCTTCCTGTCTGCCCCTCTCCTCATGGCGGTGACACAGTCCTTCTACCCCGATGTGGCGTTCGCTCAGGTAGTTTACGGGGCCTCTATCGTCTCCTTCCTCGGAGGGGCTCGCTGGGGGTTTGCCCTCCCCGACGGCAGCCCCGCTAAACCGGACTGGATGAACCTGGGCAACAGTGTGGTGCCCTCGCTCCTGGCCTGGCTGGCGCTGCTCTGTAGGGACAATGTGGCTGAGGGAGCTTTCGTGGTCATCATGGGACTGGGTTTGTCTCTGCATTACGACCTGACCCTGCTGCCAGGCTACCCCGCCTGGTTCAAAGCCATGCGGACTGTCCTCACCCTGGTTGCCACCTTCTCGCTGGTGGCTACCCTGGCACTTAAGAAATTCTGCCCCGAGAAACAGATTAAGGAGCTTCAGAAGTGA